A stretch of Natronococcus sp. CG52 DNA encodes these proteins:
- a CDS encoding DUF7344 domain-containing protein produces the protein MSERELSQAELFDVFSNARRRQAVRYLKRQGGECDLAPLVEQVAAWENDIGADEVTRTQRRRVYISLYQTHLPMLEDHGIVDWDPDAHAIELIPSNEVFEPYLDRRLDHQRPWHQLYAAVTALGVIGLVVSWLSVGPVTTAVAPLVALALCLAILAVSVAQHVSRRPDLRLPFGSASR, from the coding sequence ATGAGTGAACGAGAACTCAGTCAGGCCGAACTGTTCGACGTCTTCAGCAACGCGCGGCGACGCCAGGCAGTCAGGTACCTGAAACGGCAGGGCGGCGAGTGCGACCTCGCGCCGCTCGTCGAACAGGTTGCCGCCTGGGAGAACGATATCGGAGCCGACGAGGTAACGCGCACACAGCGACGCCGGGTCTATATTTCGTTGTACCAGACCCACCTGCCGATGCTCGAGGATCACGGTATCGTCGACTGGGATCCGGACGCGCACGCGATCGAGCTCATCCCGAGCAACGAGGTGTTCGAGCCGTACCTCGACCGCCGGCTGGATCACCAGCGTCCCTGGCATCAGCTTTACGCGGCGGTCACGGCGCTCGGCGTAATCGGACTCGTCGTCTCGTGGCTCTCCGTCGGACCGGTGACGACCGCCGTCGCACCGCTCGTCGCACTGGCGCTCTGTCTCGCCATCCTCGCGGTGTCCGTCGCGCAACACGTCTCGAGGCGACCCGACCTGCGCCTGCCGTTTGGATCCGCGAGCCGGTAA